The sequence below is a genomic window from Candidatus Poribacteria bacterium.
AGACAACAAGGTAAATGCAACGGATGCCAATATCCGTTCCATTACCGAAACTTGACGGTAGACCATATTGTTCCCAAGAGCAAAAACGGCACTGACCGTATAGAGAACCTACAACTGCTTTGTGCGTCGTGCAATTCGACAAAAGGAATAGGCACACAAGCAGAACTGACTTCACGATTGAAAGAACAGGGCGTGCTGAGATACCAAGCCTAAAACGACTTATTGTGAAAGTTAAAAATTCAAGTCTGAGACTGATACAAAATCACACCACTGAAAAAACAACATCCTCAACGCTCCAAACGGCTGGTTTGAAAATCCTCGCGATCTTGTTGCGGCGATCGAGCGGATTGTTTATGTGAGCGTGGAATCGGCACGGATTATTGAGGGGCTGCCGTCTGGGTTGACTTTCTAAGCCCCAGCGGGGCGAAAGGTGCATAGAACTATGGCAGATACCTATACCCAAATTTACATGCATATTGTCTTTGCTGTCAAAGGAAGACAATCCCTCATTCCAAAACAGCACAAAGAAGCCTTACACCAATACATTACCCGCATTATTACCAACAAAAAGCAAACAGTCATTCGGATTAATTCCATGCCCGATCATATCCATATTCTTGTCGGTATGACACCCGATATGGCACTCTCTGATTTAGTGAGGGACATCAAGGCAAATTCATCAAAATTCATTAACAAAAAGAGATGGATTCTCGGAAAATTCCAGTGGCAAACGGG
It includes:
- the tnpA gene encoding IS200/IS605 family transposase; amino-acid sequence: MADTYTQIYMHIVFAVKGRQSLIPKQHKEALHQYITRIITNKKQTVIRINSMPDHIHILVGMTPDMALSDLVRDIKANSSKFINKKRWILGKFQWQTGFGAFSYSHSQLDTVVRYIKNQEAHHSRQTFREEYLAFLKRFDVPYNPKYVFDTDETSDA